From the genome of Brassica oleracea var. oleracea cultivar TO1000 chromosome C4, BOL, whole genome shotgun sequence:
ACTGTCATTATAATTTAAAACAAAAAGATAATTATAATGATCTCATAAGTTTTTCATTAGTTTTTCGTTTATAATATTTTTTAATCTATCATAATTTTAAATTACTTCATAAATTATTATAAAATCACTTTTATTATAACTTTCCGTCCCGACCCTAGTAATTTATAGAGATGTGTTTGGAACCTTGTCAATGAAGGACCGTAATTTTAGCTGTAAGTTATTTTTTTTTTTGCAATGTTTTTTTAGCTGTAGTTGTATTGCTCCCATCAGTTACTAGACGCTCTTCGATTCAGCTTTATTAGTTTTGGCTATCTATGTGATAAGAGAAGACAATGAAGATGGTTTTCTTGCTCCATTGATGTCATTTTCAAAGTTTATCACACAACAATTTCTCCACTGCATAGTCATCTGAAAAGCCTAAAAGGTGGGAGATACTTTATACACATAATAATAATACAACATAGATTAACATTACTCCACTGAAGACACTCTTCTTGCTTTCTTCATCTTCTTCTCCTCCTCCTCCAAATTCTCCGACATGGTTCTAGCAAATGCCTCCACAATCCGTTGCTGCGACTCCAACACCATCTTCGTCCTCTTCATCTCCATCTCCATCCTCATCCCTTCTATCTCCCTCGTCATCTCCATCTTCTTCTCCTCCGTTCTCAACATCGCATCTCCAAGTAGCTTTATCGCACTCGCAATTGAATCATCACACATCATCATCATCTCACACCCTCGTTTCCCTCCTCTGTTGTCATCATCTCCTCCGACAACCCTAGCTCCGTAACTGGATCCTGTTCCGACAACACGACCAGGTCTTGGATTTGTACTAACAGCGAAGCTTTTCGGTTCGATCCTCGGCCCGGGCTGCGCAACGCTCACACCCGTCGGTATCCGAATCCTGATCCCGCCGCCGCCGCCGCCACCGTTCCTGTTAAAAAACCTCGGCGTCGGACCTCCGCCGCTGAATTGATTCTCTTCGCCGTCCGGTTTAGTAATCTCCATAGCTTCCATACGCTTATAATGGACCCAAGAGGAGACGAACCTCGCCACGGGAACAGACCTCGCCCTCTGGATCTCGGCGCGGTACCTCTGCCGGAGCTTCTCCATCTTGTGCCTACACTGAACCGCGGTCTTCCTCGGCGCCACGCCGGGACACGCGGCGGCGACCGCTTCCGCGACCTCCTCCCAGTGGTTCGCCTTGAGGTTCCCGCGGCCGAGAGCGTGCCATTTGTCGCGGTAGCCGTCGATGAGCGCGGTCGTCTCCTCGAGGGACCAGCACGGCGGAGGCAACCGCCTGGAGCTCTTGGGGACGGAGGGGATCTTCGGATCGGTGGCGGAGGCCGGTTCCGGTTGATCCCGATCGGGAATTGGATCGTGAGTCGGCGGAGAATCCGGATCGGACATGGATCGGTTTCAGATCTCTCTCGCGGAGAAAAGCTTTTCGCGGCGGCGATTTCACGTTATAATCGAGAAGATAAGGGGGAGAGAGGAGAGGCGCATGATAATGGTTGTTGGCGGAGGATAGGGTGTCAGTTAGAAGCGCACGTTAGTGGAGTTGGTAAGTGGTGGAGGGGTTGGTGTGGGCACCGTCGTGGACGATAATTACGACACGTGGGATAAATAGTAGAGGGCCGAAGCGAACAAGCCACCGTATTCATGGTTGGAAAGATGGCTAACGTGAGCCGCGTATGACGGGAGCGGTAGGTGGCGTACGGTAGACTTGCGAACCGCTCTTGCCATTTTAGAATCTGCTTAATGATCTTTTTCGGCGTCTTCATCTCTTTAATCTCCATAATTGTTTAATTTAAGGCCTTTAAACCAAATTAAACCCAATATGATGTAAGTGGGCCAGGCCCAACTATAATTTACACCATCAACCTTCTCGACTGGGAGAATCTATTACAGGCTGTCATAGACCAAACGTTTTATTTAAGCTAAGAAGAAAGGAATCTCCCCGACAAACATGTGGGAACTAATCTATAGTGAAAGTGGAAGTGTTAAAACAAGCTTTTTACTAGTTTATTGTACTGCCTTTGTCGATTAGTGAGAAAGACACTAATAATTAGGCTGATTTTTAAGCTTTAATAAGCTTGTTCTTACCTTCAAGAATCTCATAGTTTAAAAAATTCAAGAATTAAAATTAAGGAAGGTATTTTATAAGGGTAACAAACTTCATCATCACGCAGTCTCGTTTTCACACTATTATATATATACACATATGTGTACTTGTCTGAATGTGGATAAATATTTAAAGATTGGATATACCTTTGGGACCCTTACAAAAAATGGACCACAGATTGTTTGATGCAGCTCGTTCGGGAGACATGACAACAGTTCAGTTGCTACTTCAAGAAGATCCTCTTCTTCTCGACCGTTTCTCTATGTCTTCACTAGAGAATCCTCTCCATGTCTCAGCATTCTCCGGCCAAGTTGTATTCACGGAAGAAATCTTGCGTGGCAAGCAAGATTTAGCTCTGGAGCCGAACCAACAAGGTTTTACTCCTCTTCATATTGCTTCAGCCTCAGGGAAGATAGAAGTTGTTAGAGCTCTCCTACGTGTCGGCCCGAATCATGTTCTCTGCCGCTTGAAGGACAAAGACGGTTCAATTCCTCTTCACTGCGCCGTGCAGAGAGGGAGAATCGAGGTCGTAAAAGAGTTGGTTTCTTCTTTCCCCGAATCTCTCAAGGAAGTAAATGCTTCTTTTGAGACACCTCTTCATGTTGCTGTTAAGAACAATCAAGTGGAAGCTACAAAGCTGTTGCTTGAAGAGATCAAGAAACGTGACATGTCACCAGAGATCCTTAACATGGAGAATCGAGAAGGCAATACAATCTTGCATCTTGCAACTCTTGGGAAACAGCTTCAGGCAAGTTTTTTCTTCTTCTTTACTCATCATTTACATACCTCTGTAGGTTGGTTCTGAGATTCTGGGAGTTATAATAAATCTAGCAAGACTTAACATTTTCTTAGAATACAAATAATACAAACACTCCTATTTATTATTTCTTTTCATTTTTAATAGTTACACTAGGTTAAGACCTGCGCAAGGTGCAGGATGAGTTTATTTGTATATATTATCGATAATTTCTTTTACATATTTGATAATTTTATTTATATATATACAATATTTCTGGTTGTTTTTATATAATTTATTTCCGACGGATCAATTTTTATTAAAAATGATGGAACAAAACTATAATTAATACATCATGGGTTGATCAGAATAGATATTAAACAAATTATGACATAAAAACCTTATTTTTTCCATCGAACACATTCTTGAAAAAAATGAACAGTATTGTTTTCACAGTTGAATTATTTTAACTTTTATCTTTCATATGGTTTTGAAAACTTTCAAATCAACAATCGAATTGATACATGTCATTTTAATATTTTTAGTCGTATATTTAAGNNNNNNNNNNNNNNNNNNNNNNNNNNNNNNNNNNNNNNNNNNNNNNN
Proteins encoded in this window:
- the LOC106341207 gene encoding trihelix transcription factor ASIL2 → MSDPDSPPTHDPIPDRDQPEPASATDPKIPSVPKSSRRLPPPCWSLEETTALIDGYRDKWHALGRGNLKANHWEEVAEAVAAACPGVAPRKTAVQCRHKMEKLRQRYRAEIQRARSVPVARFVSSWVHYKRMEAMEITKPDGEENQFSGGGPTPRFFNRNGGGGGGGIRIRIPTGVSVAQPGPRIEPKSFAVSTNPRPGRVVGTGSSYGARVVGGDDDNRGGKRGCEMMMMCDDSIASAIKLLGDAMLRTEEKKMEMTREIEGMRMEMEMKRTKMVLESQQRIVEAFARTMSENLEEEEKKMKKARRVSSVE